Proteins encoded by one window of Corynebacterium amycolatum:
- a CDS encoding MMPL family transporter, whose amino-acid sequence MWLTIVVSLLVVGLLSAVAPSVEDVKTNSGDGPSETAQSMEAKKRLREAFPTEPNLLPAVVVLTSDSAKTTEKAAHDVLADLAERDGGFTRAPISPVCTSLGSQVLREGKCIPGSPEGTRSEDGKTVTIVVPTVGDATEKSYRDDIDALREDIAAIADNADKSGNVETHLTGPAGIVTDTVKVFSSGDRVLMLGTILLVLVILLLVYRSPVLAVLPLLAVGVAMQLVQSVGALLADTGAIEISSQTASIMTVLLFGVGTDYAVIINARYREALATQREKGQELDRNAAMVDAMGRTGEVLASSAGTIILAMMALLFTKSPALQGFGPYLAIGVASMAIVAAVFLPALFIAVGKAAFWPGGYDKALQRVDSKMWTKVANTVDKKPKAVLAAGLALLIVMSLGVLNYKESFNFLTGFRVDTDSAAGQELAARDIGAGEIAPTTLLIEGKNLDLPQLQQAAEEVAKKDSADIARISVTARDVTDDGETAHMTVVLNQDPYIIESMEALEPISNDVRDALKTAGASADTTVTATGETAELSDVRAELDRDIKMLVPVMIVIVAIVLAVLLKSLLAPLYLAATLLLSFVATMGVTVLIALNIQGDEGIGNRVTSYILVFLIALGVDYTIFVMSRLRQELKHHDMRAAMKIAVARTGGVVSSAGLILAATFAVLMTQPIRELYQFGLGLALGILLDTFVVRPFIVPAIVRLIGDNALWPTKPSKLLAESKEQPRAEIVSAEH is encoded by the coding sequence ATGTGGCTCACCATCGTCGTGTCGTTGCTGGTAGTGGGGCTTCTGTCAGCAGTAGCGCCCTCTGTGGAGGACGTAAAGACGAATTCCGGCGACGGTCCGTCGGAAACTGCGCAGTCAATGGAAGCGAAGAAGCGTCTCCGTGAGGCATTTCCCACCGAGCCAAATCTTCTGCCTGCCGTCGTAGTGTTGACCTCAGACTCGGCAAAGACCACTGAGAAAGCCGCGCACGACGTTCTCGCTGATTTAGCTGAGCGGGACGGGGGTTTTACTCGGGCGCCGATTAGCCCCGTGTGTACCAGCTTGGGAAGCCAGGTGCTTCGTGAAGGCAAGTGTATCCCGGGTTCACCGGAAGGAACCCGCAGCGAGGATGGAAAGACCGTAACCATCGTTGTCCCCACGGTGGGCGATGCTACTGAGAAGTCCTACCGCGATGACATTGATGCACTGCGCGAGGATATCGCCGCCATTGCAGATAATGCTGACAAATCCGGCAACGTGGAAACTCACCTCACCGGCCCAGCGGGCATCGTCACCGATACCGTGAAGGTCTTTTCCTCTGGTGACCGGGTGCTCATGCTCGGAACCATTCTTTTGGTGCTAGTTATTTTGCTACTAGTTTATCGTTCGCCAGTACTCGCGGTCCTGCCGTTGTTGGCCGTTGGTGTTGCAATGCAGCTGGTACAGAGCGTCGGCGCGTTGCTCGCAGATACCGGTGCCATTGAGATCAGCTCGCAGACCGCATCGATTATGACAGTGTTGCTCTTCGGTGTCGGTACTGACTATGCGGTGATTATCAATGCCCGCTACCGTGAAGCACTGGCTACCCAGCGAGAAAAGGGGCAAGAGCTGGACCGTAATGCTGCAATGGTGGATGCAATGGGGCGTACTGGCGAGGTTCTCGCTAGCTCCGCAGGCACCATCATCCTGGCAATGATGGCGCTGCTATTCACCAAGTCGCCCGCGTTGCAAGGCTTCGGCCCGTATCTCGCTATCGGTGTCGCTTCAATGGCCATCGTTGCTGCCGTGTTCCTGCCGGCGTTGTTCATTGCGGTGGGCAAGGCTGCATTCTGGCCGGGCGGATATGACAAGGCACTCCAGCGAGTCGACTCGAAGATGTGGACGAAGGTCGCCAATACCGTCGACAAGAAGCCAAAGGCTGTTCTAGCCGCAGGCCTGGCACTGCTGATTGTGATGTCGCTGGGGGTCTTGAATTACAAGGAGTCTTTCAACTTCCTCACTGGCTTCCGCGTGGATACCGACTCGGCGGCGGGGCAGGAGCTTGCGGCCCGCGATATTGGTGCGGGCGAAATTGCCCCGACTACCTTGCTTATCGAAGGGAAGAATCTCGACTTGCCGCAGCTGCAGCAGGCCGCTGAAGAGGTGGCAAAGAAGGATTCTGCGGATATCGCCCGAATTAGTGTCACTGCCCGTGATGTCACCGATGACGGTGAGACGGCACACATGACTGTTGTGCTCAATCAGGATCCATACATCATAGAATCCATGGAAGCTCTGGAACCCATCAGCAATGATGTGCGCGATGCACTGAAGACGGCTGGTGCTTCCGCAGACACGACAGTGACTGCCACGGGCGAAACCGCTGAGCTTAGCGACGTCCGCGCTGAGCTCGATCGCGATATCAAGATGCTGGTGCCAGTGATGATTGTCATCGTGGCAATTGTGTTGGCAGTGCTACTCAAATCCCTACTAGCGCCGCTGTACTTGGCAGCGACACTGTTGCTGTCGTTCGTCGCCACGATGGGGGTAACCGTCCTAATTGCACTGAATATTCAGGGAGATGAGGGCATTGGTAACCGCGTGACTTCCTACATTCTGGTGTTCTTGATTGCACTGGGGGTGGACTACACCATCTTTGTGATGAGTAGGCTGCGGCAGGAGCTGAAGCACCACGATATGCGTGCGGCAATGAAGATTGCCGTTGCCCGAACTGGCGGCGTGGTTTCATCGGCAGGTCTGATTCTGGCAGCTACCTTCGCAGTGCTGATGACTCAGCCAATCCGTGAGCTCTACCAGTTCGGTTTGGGCCTGGCACTTGGTATTTTGCTGGATACCTTCGTGGTCCGCCCCTTCATTGTCCCGGCCATTGTCCGCCTGATTGGTGACAATGCACTGTGGCCAACAAAGCCGAGCAAGTTGCTCGCCGAATCAAAGGAACAGCCGCGGGCAGAAATAGTGTCAGCCGAACACTAG
- a CDS encoding TetR/AcrR family transcriptional regulator has product MPRISAATVVEHRRQVNEKLMDAASSLLAKQTLSDIEAPLKVGEIAKEAGIARSSFYRYYNTVDDLVAALVLRDFPEWKATVGTSVKEAKDPISAARAFVRANISMASDSKHAWRTAVFSYHFHQDAQREIGAIHSELHDILVVAITKLDSLAESQGYLVARTIQNIVNSAVTAVEALSLNDEQLDTYIAWHEEAVEAILVSATAQATNPPQRDASTQLSPDPHEAEQ; this is encoded by the coding sequence ATGCCTAGAATTTCTGCGGCCACCGTTGTCGAACACCGTCGACAAGTCAATGAAAAGCTGATGGATGCCGCTAGCAGCCTGCTCGCAAAACAAACACTTAGCGACATCGAGGCACCCCTTAAGGTGGGTGAGATTGCAAAGGAAGCCGGAATTGCTCGGTCCAGTTTTTATCGCTACTACAACACTGTCGATGATCTGGTCGCAGCGTTGGTCCTACGCGACTTCCCCGAATGGAAAGCCACCGTCGGCACTTCCGTGAAAGAGGCAAAGGACCCTATTTCCGCAGCTCGCGCATTTGTCCGCGCCAACATCAGTATGGCCAGCGACTCAAAGCACGCGTGGCGCACCGCTGTCTTTTCCTACCACTTTCACCAAGATGCACAGCGCGAAATCGGTGCGATTCACTCGGAACTGCATGACATTCTCGTCGTGGCAATCACTAAGCTCGACAGCCTCGCCGAATCTCAGGGCTATCTCGTCGCACGCACAATCCAAAACATTGTCAACTCCGCCGTCACTGCCGTAGAGGCACTTTCGCTTAACGACGAACAGTTGGATACCTACATTGCGTGGCATGAAGAAGCTGTGGAAGCGATATTGGTCTCCGCTACCGCGCAGGCTACAAATCCCCCGCAGCGCGACGCATCAACTCAGCTGTCTCCCGACCCGCACGAAGCTGAGCAATAG
- a CDS encoding methionine synthase: protein MTSFVGLGPMPGIDPRAAAEIIIGECLDGHVALPLLPARGLGADLIGRTAVLMADLNVDRGARSWKIADRVGRLQSRARDFLARDIDACEELWETAPQLVRLVAAGPWTMAASVETAGGRLVATDPGAVSYFAESLAAGLIDQAADVRRRFDCAVEVLLVEPMLSAVASGTVRAPSMMLGINGYLPAVGSREIAEEYRRLTSELLNDGIETAIAVEKIEGVELSAIADSGVTGLWIPHTELSTNANLDFVAAAVDKGIELQLGIVPVHVAEREEFTGAAIGSSPRGVAEQAARLWEELGYSHQNRASKLSIAPVSGFAHSDVDETIAQLRAGRETAELMRRAAGDL from the coding sequence GTGACATCTTTTGTCGGCTTAGGCCCCATGCCGGGTATCGATCCCCGTGCAGCAGCAGAGATCATTATAGGTGAATGCTTGGACGGACATGTAGCGCTGCCGCTACTTCCTGCGCGCGGCCTCGGTGCTGATTTGATTGGCCGCACGGCTGTACTCATGGCCGACCTGAACGTGGATAGGGGAGCGCGCAGCTGGAAGATAGCTGACAGAGTCGGCCGGCTTCAATCCCGGGCCCGTGATTTCCTCGCTCGAGACATTGATGCCTGCGAAGAACTGTGGGAAACGGCGCCTCAGCTGGTTCGCCTGGTAGCAGCTGGCCCCTGGACTATGGCAGCTTCCGTGGAAACTGCCGGTGGCAGGTTAGTGGCAACAGACCCTGGTGCAGTTTCCTACTTCGCCGAATCTCTGGCTGCTGGCCTCATCGACCAGGCTGCCGATGTGCGACGTCGCTTTGATTGCGCCGTGGAAGTCCTTCTCGTTGAGCCGATGCTCAGTGCAGTTGCCAGCGGGACAGTACGCGCCCCTTCAATGATGCTTGGTATCAACGGCTACCTTCCAGCTGTCGGATCGCGTGAGATCGCCGAAGAGTACCGCCGTCTCACGTCCGAATTGCTTAACGATGGAATCGAGACCGCAATCGCCGTGGAGAAAATTGAGGGTGTGGAGCTCAGCGCAATTGCAGACTCCGGTGTTACCGGGCTGTGGATTCCGCATACTGAACTCTCGACGAATGCAAACCTGGACTTTGTTGCTGCGGCGGTCGATAAGGGAATAGAGCTGCAGCTTGGCATCGTGCCCGTGCATGTAGCGGAGCGGGAAGAGTTTACCGGAGCAGCTATCGGTAGCTCTCCGCGTGGAGTAGCTGAGCAGGCTGCACGGTTGTGGGAGGAATTGGGGTATTCCCACCAGAACCGCGCAAGCAAACTCTCCATTGCCCCAGTGTCAGGGTTTGCGCACAGCGACGTTGATGAAACTATTGCTCAGCTTCGTGCGGGTCGGGAGACAGCTGAGTTGATGCGTCGCGCTGCGGGGGATTTGTAG